A region of the Pseudomonas silesiensis genome:
GACATCACACGTACCGGCCTGGGCAGTGGCCTGGAGTTCGAAGAGATCAAGTTGTTGCCGGAGGAATCCCGGCAGTTCTACATCGAACTGCCGATCCAGATTACCGTCACCGGTGCCTACCATGACCTGGCCACCTTCGTCAGTGGCGTGGCGGGACTGCCACGGATCGTTACCCTGCATGACTTCGATATCGCGCCGGCCAATCCCGACGGTGGACCGAAGTTGCGCATGAGCATCCTTGCCAAGACTTACCGCTACAACGACAAGGGGCTGCAAAAATGAGCCTGATTCGTCGTGTTTCGATGATGGTATTCATCGCCGGCCTGGCCGGTTGTGGCAGCGACAATGATGTCAGCGACCTCGATGCCTACATGAACGAGGTGCGCCTGCGACCGCCGGGCAAGATTGAACCAACCCCGATATTCCGGTCTTACCCGACATTCACCTACAGCGCCGCCAATCTGCGAAGCCCGTTTTCCAGGCAGGTCAGAGTGGATCTGGCGGGTCAGAAACACGGCTCGCGCAAGGTCAAGCCCGACCTCGGTCGGGTCAAGCAATACCTCGAAGGTTTCAACATCGAGCAGTTTGAAATGGTAGGTACCCTGTCCAATGCGACGGGTTCCTTTGCGCTGCTGCGCGGAGCGGGCGGTGTGCATCGGCTGAAAGTCGGCGATTACCTGGGACGTAACGATGGGCGAATCGTCGCCATCAGCGGCTCGCAGGTCGATGTGATCGAAATCGTTCCGGACGGCCAGGGCGCCTGGCTGGAGCGGCCACGGACCATCCCTTTGAAAGAGCACTCATAGTGGAATTCGAATAATGAACAGGATTTTCTCCACCCTCGGTATTTCGCTATGGATAGCGCTGCTGTCGCCGATGGTACTAGCGGCCAACCTCAAGACGCTGGATGTCGCGGCGTTACCAGGAGATCGCATCGAGTTGAAGTTGTCTTTCGATGGACCGCCCCCGACACCCCGTGGTTACACGACGGAGTCGCCGGCACGGATTGCACTGGACCTGCCCGGGGTGGTCAGTCAATTGA
Encoded here:
- a CDS encoding pilus assembly protein PilP, whose protein sequence is MSLIRRVSMMVFIAGLAGCGSDNDVSDLDAYMNEVRLRPPGKIEPTPIFRSYPTFTYSAANLRSPFSRQVRVDLAGQKHGSRKVKPDLGRVKQYLEGFNIEQFEMVGTLSNATGSFALLRGAGGVHRLKVGDYLGRNDGRIVAISGSQVDVIEIVPDGQGAWLERPRTIPLKEHS